A portion of the Magnolia sinica isolate HGM2019 chromosome 17, MsV1, whole genome shotgun sequence genome contains these proteins:
- the LOC131231975 gene encoding uncharacterized protein LOC131231975 gives MMCQRIPTHKSHRLLSSSRDLEPNVVCGKVSILAGLLSFMVSSSIISSSFILFFFSWFILEAPVAVSKHKWKEKCTKFHHSKGRRNAENWPSLWRVQFQLK, from the exons ATGATGTGTCAAAGAATACCAACTCACAAAAGCCATAGATTGTTGAG TTCATCCAGAGACTTGGAACCCAATGTGGTCTGTGGCAAGGTAAG CATACTTGCAGGCCTTCTGTCGTTCATGGTAAGTTCATCAATCATCTCCTCctcttttatccttttttttttttcatggttcaTTCTGGAAGCCCCTGTTGCTGTTAGCAAACACAAGTGGAAGGAGAAATGCACCAAGTTTCATCATTCAAAGGGAAGGAGAAATG CTGAAAATTGGCCTTCTTTATGGAGAGTTCAATTCCAGCTCAAGTAG